One region of Limnospira fusiformis SAG 85.79 genomic DNA includes:
- a CDS encoding DUF4079 domain-containing protein, with amino-acid sequence MQLIDFMSLIHPFLAIVVVFPIIGISTHMAWQTRQRRLQTLEKGSTSRIPPMVGREHLKMGRWLTGTVVGVTLIALAYSIGFKGVFKELSDENMFEAIFIVLIFIGTIASLVFLYRANANQPLWRGVFATLTGAGLVILGAQDGVFRRGYEWHFSHYYYGITSALLMIFALAIVPDIYKSYKWRMAHTILNCIALLLFIGQGFTGSRDLLEIPLSWQLDHLRKCDWGAQTCPNNSQSRTPEELIIQAVSK; translated from the coding sequence ATGCAGCTAATCGATTTCATGAGTTTGATTCATCCATTTCTAGCCATAGTTGTCGTATTTCCCATAATTGGAATTTCTACCCACATGGCTTGGCAAACTCGTCAGCGTCGCCTACAAACCCTAGAAAAAGGAAGCACAAGTCGCATTCCCCCAATGGTAGGTCGGGAACACTTAAAAATGGGGCGTTGGCTGACCGGAACCGTCGTAGGAGTGACCCTGATTGCTTTAGCGTATTCCATTGGATTTAAGGGGGTATTTAAGGAACTTTCTGATGAGAATATGTTTGAGGCTATTTTTATAGTTTTAATCTTTATCGGAACGATCGCCTCCTTAGTTTTTCTGTACCGCGCTAATGCTAATCAACCCCTGTGGCGGGGTGTTTTTGCCACCTTAACCGGGGCGGGATTAGTAATTTTGGGGGCGCAAGATGGGGTATTTCGCCGAGGTTATGAATGGCACTTCTCCCATTACTATTATGGCATTACTTCCGCTTTATTGATGATTTTTGCCTTGGCAATTGTTCCCGATATTTACAAATCCTACAAATGGCGCATGGCTCATACCATACTTAATTGTATAGCCTTATTGTTATTTATAGGACAGGGATTTACCGGGTCTCGCGATTTGTTGGAAATACCCCTGAGTTGGCAACTAGACCATCTGAGAAAGTGCGATTGGGGCGCGCAAACTTGCCCTAATAATTCCCAGTCTCGCACACCGGAAGAGTTGATAATTCAGGCTGTGTCGAAATAG
- a CDS encoding response regulator, with product MSVNQSSQQATVLAVDDSTVMQGLVKQALSNTYNVLLADNAVDALSVIYHNKVSVLLLDVSMPGIDGLELCRTIRSIPQFQALPIIMLTARDGAFDKVQGRLAGATEYLTKPFDAQKLCEVIDSVLNVKT from the coding sequence ATGTCTGTTAATCAAAGTAGTCAACAAGCAACCGTCCTAGCAGTAGATGACAGTACAGTTATGCAGGGCCTAGTCAAACAAGCCCTATCTAATACTTATAACGTTTTGCTGGCTGATAATGCCGTCGATGCCTTATCAGTTATATATCATAACAAAGTTTCCGTGCTACTGCTAGATGTATCGATGCCAGGAATAGATGGATTAGAACTATGTCGGACAATTCGGAGTATCCCGCAATTTCAGGCATTGCCAATTATTATGCTAACAGCCCGAGACGGGGCCTTTGATAAAGTGCAGGGGCGACTAGCCGGGGCCACAGAATACCTAACCAAGCCTTTTGATGCCCAGAAATTGTGCGAGGTAATTGATTCGGTATTGAACGTTAAGACTTGA
- the cobA gene encoding uroporphyrinogen-III C-methyltransferase: MEKNQAIGKVYLVGAGPGDPGLLTLKGKVLIESADVVIYDALVSEEILAMINPKAEKIHAGKRRGRHSLPQEETTQLMIEQAQTHGVVVRLKGGDPFVFGRGGEEMEALIAAGVPVEVVPGVTSGIAAPAYAGIPLTHRDYSSSVTFVTGHEAAGKYRPEVNWGAIAKGSETIVIYMGVQNLGNIIEALVAGGLSLQTPIALIRWGTCPHQEELQGTLATIIEQVENTGFEAPAIAVIGEVVGLNNVLSGCRPVPLKIITK, translated from the coding sequence ATGGAAAAAAATCAAGCTATTGGCAAGGTGTATTTAGTGGGTGCAGGGCCTGGTGATCCGGGTTTGCTGACATTAAAAGGCAAGGTTTTGATTGAATCAGCGGATGTGGTTATTTATGATGCTTTGGTGAGTGAAGAAATTTTAGCAATGATTAACCCCAAGGCTGAAAAAATCCATGCCGGAAAGCGTCGGGGTCGCCATTCTTTACCTCAAGAGGAAACGACACAATTAATGATTGAGCAAGCCCAAACTCATGGGGTAGTTGTACGTTTAAAAGGCGGCGATCCATTTGTTTTTGGTCGTGGTGGGGAGGAAATGGAGGCTTTAATCGCGGCGGGAGTTCCGGTAGAGGTGGTTCCGGGTGTGACTTCTGGTATTGCCGCGCCAGCTTATGCGGGGATTCCTTTAACTCACCGTGATTATAGTTCTTCTGTGACTTTTGTAACAGGTCATGAAGCGGCGGGAAAGTATCGCCCAGAGGTTAATTGGGGGGCTATTGCTAAGGGTTCTGAAACTATTGTTATTTATATGGGGGTTCAGAATTTGGGTAATATTATTGAGGCTTTGGTGGCTGGTGGTTTAAGCCTCCAAACTCCCATAGCTTTAATTCGTTGGGGAACTTGTCCGCACCAGGAGGAATTACAAGGTACTTTAGCCACTATTATTGAACAGGTTGAAAATACGGGTTTTGAAGCGCCAGCTATTGCTGTTATTGGTGAGGTGGTTGGCTTAAATAATGTTCTGTCTGGATGTCGTCCTGTACCTCTGAAAATCATCACTAAATAA
- a CDS encoding permease: MPSIIVSKLNAVFTLFLSLLVEAMPFLLLGVMLSSLLLWLVDERKLLYYVPTNPFLGAIFGSLFGFMFPVCECGNVPVARRLLSQGVPASAAIGFLFAAPTINPIVIWSTWVAFRGQPEVVVLRILFSLIIAITLGLVFSAQKDLRPFLQKALARLVPQPDFTEKAVDEMPKSSLLTSGTYIMGQSATPVRLQSMPMWKAEGKGVQAVATMPQTSVSFSSIFIRPTRDRVGLMIESGVQEFRELGGMLVVGSAIAAIIQTVIPREIILSLGYGPISSILAMLLLAGVVSICSTVDAFFALSFAATFTTGSLLAFLVFGPMIDIKTVGLMMSIFQTRAIIYLMILAAQLTFLLTLAVNLNLNY; the protein is encoded by the coding sequence ATGCCATCAATAATAGTTAGCAAACTGAACGCTGTTTTCACCCTGTTTCTCAGCCTGTTAGTGGAGGCTATGCCCTTCCTGTTACTGGGTGTCATGTTGTCCAGTCTACTGCTGTGGTTAGTGGATGAACGCAAACTTCTATACTACGTTCCAACTAACCCTTTCCTGGGGGCGATTTTTGGCAGTCTGTTCGGGTTTATGTTTCCCGTGTGTGAGTGTGGAAATGTTCCCGTTGCCCGTCGCCTCTTGAGTCAAGGAGTACCTGCCTCAGCAGCGATCGGCTTTTTATTTGCTGCCCCCACCATTAATCCTATTGTGATTTGGTCAACTTGGGTAGCCTTCCGGGGACAACCAGAAGTCGTCGTTTTACGGATTTTATTTTCCCTGATAATTGCCATAACATTAGGCTTGGTTTTTAGCGCCCAAAAAGACCTGCGGCCGTTTCTACAAAAAGCCCTCGCCCGTTTAGTTCCTCAACCTGACTTCACCGAAAAAGCCGTCGATGAGATGCCCAAATCTTCCCTACTAACATCGGGAACTTATATTATGGGTCAGTCAGCCACACCCGTGCGTTTGCAGTCCATGCCTATGTGGAAAGCTGAGGGAAAAGGCGTTCAAGCCGTGGCTACTATGCCTCAAACAAGTGTCAGTTTCTCCTCTATTTTTATCCGCCCCACCCGCGACCGGGTTGGTTTAATGATTGAAAGTGGGGTGCAGGAGTTTCGAGAATTGGGGGGAATGTTGGTAGTCGGAAGTGCGATCGCTGCTATTATTCAAACAGTAATACCCCGCGAAATTATCCTCAGCCTAGGTTACGGTCCCATTTCCTCCATTCTGGCTATGTTATTACTAGCCGGAGTAGTTTCTATTTGTTCCACAGTTGACGCATTTTTTGCCCTCTCTTTTGCCGCCACTTTTACCACTGGTTCTTTACTAGCATTTTTAGTATTCGGACCCATGATTGATATTAAAACCGTCGGCTTGATGATGTCGATTTTCCAAACTCGCGCCATCATTTATCTGATGATTCTCGCTGCCCAGCTTACCTTTTTGCTAACCTTGGCTGTCAATCTCAATCTGAACTATTAA
- a CDS encoding dihydrolipoyl dehydrogenase family protein, giving the protein MLDYDVVIIGGTLAGRKAAINASKMQGRVALLEPDPPPVPGQILGANRHHPLLQIAKVAKQMRQVSQFGIGWETADRTLPENILIQWDSSCQWSEYITTNLESIYSPAAIASLGVDMIFGVGEFIREPRLALKVNNRILRSRTFLLAMGSQPQIPDIEGLTLTGYFTADTLHKITKIPNHVALIGGDPSAVELAQIFRRLGSDVTIIVRSNHILPRAEPHTAFLLQSLLEAEGVRVLTKTPVIQAKQIDDTKWIQAGNKAIEVDEIILGIGRQPNLCGLNLDDIGVQFIGGYLQLNSRMQTTNHRVYACGELAGGYAMPHLAEYEAQIAIKNALYLPIFSVSYDHVPWVIFTDPPLARVGLTETQARRRYGDRVQVSRQMFKQVPKTQILGEIMGLCELVGHSDGRLLGATIFGVGADEIINFLAIAIQKRITINAIANFTPPWPTLTGIISPTAAAWVHQRHRNQKFWYNTLENIFHWRRSNN; this is encoded by the coding sequence ATGCTCGATTATGATGTAGTTATCATTGGTGGCACTTTAGCCGGACGTAAAGCCGCTATAAACGCCTCTAAAATGCAGGGTCGGGTAGCACTATTGGAACCTGACCCACCCCCTGTTCCTGGTCAAATTCTTGGGGCTAACAGACACCACCCCCTTTTACAGATAGCTAAGGTAGCTAAACAAATGCGCCAGGTGTCACAATTCGGCATCGGTTGGGAAACCGCCGATCGCACCCTACCAGAAAATATTTTGATACAGTGGGACTCTAGTTGTCAATGGAGTGAATATATCACCACTAACCTAGAAAGTATTTATTCTCCGGCGGCGATCGCTTCTTTGGGGGTAGATATGATTTTTGGGGTAGGGGAATTTATTAGAGAACCTCGGCTGGCTTTGAAAGTCAATAATCGAATTTTGCGATCGCGTACTTTTTTACTGGCTATGGGTTCCCAACCCCAAATTCCCGACATAGAAGGATTGACTCTTACCGGATATTTCACCGCCGATACTCTTCATAAAATTACCAAAATTCCTAATCATGTTGCCCTCATTGGCGGCGACCCTAGCGCTGTGGAATTAGCCCAAATATTTAGGCGTTTGGGAAGTGATGTTACCATCATAGTTCGCAGTAACCACATACTACCGAGAGCAGAACCCCACACCGCTTTTTTGCTGCAATCTTTGTTAGAAGCTGAAGGGGTGCGGGTGCTGACTAAAACCCCTGTGATTCAGGCTAAACAAATTGATGATACCAAATGGATACAAGCCGGAAATAAGGCGATCGAAGTTGATGAAATTATCCTAGGTATCGGTCGTCAGCCTAATTTGTGTGGCTTAAATTTGGATGATATCGGAGTTCAATTTATTGGGGGTTATTTGCAGCTAAACTCCCGAATGCAAACCACTAATCATCGAGTTTATGCTTGTGGAGAATTGGCGGGAGGTTATGCTATGCCTCATCTAGCTGAATATGAAGCCCAAATCGCCATCAAAAATGCCCTATATTTGCCCATATTTTCGGTCAGTTATGATCATGTTCCTTGGGTGATTTTTACTGACCCACCTTTAGCTAGGGTTGGTTTGACTGAAACTCAGGCACGACGGCGCTATGGAGACCGGGTACAAGTTAGCCGCCAGATGTTTAAACAGGTTCCTAAAACTCAAATTTTGGGGGAAATTATGGGTTTGTGTGAGTTGGTCGGACATTCTGATGGTCGGCTTTTGGGGGCTACTATTTTCGGGGTTGGCGCTGATGAGATCATTAATTTTTTGGCGATCGCTATTCAAAAACGTATTACCATCAATGCGATCGCTAATTTTACCCCTCCCTGGCCAACTCTTACCGGGATAATTTCCCCAACCGCCGCCGCTTGGGTTCATCAACGACATCGAAACCAAAAATTTTGGTATAATACCCTAGAAAATATCTTTCACTGGCGCAGGTCTAATAATTAA
- a CDS encoding ferredoxin--nitrite reductase, whose translation MVVASEPKVKLNKIEKAKADKDGLAVKDELEYFAKIGWEAMDKTDLEMRLKWLGVFFRPVTPGKFMLRLRIANGTLNSAQMRVLAEIVQRYGDDGSADITTRQNIQLRGIRLEDLPDIFAQMKAIGMTSIQSGMDNVRNLTGSPIAGIDPDELFDTRELLQKLESVITNQGEGNYAFSNLPRKFNIAIEGGRDNSIHAEINDLAFVPAYRDRILGFNVLVGGYLSAQRQVEAVPINVWVPANDDVIKLSIAILTVYTQNGLSEGLRENRQRARLMWLVDKWGVEGFRAKVEEEFGQTLAPAALKDEITQDKKDYLGVHPQKQQGYKFVGLHVPVGRLSADRMFEVARLAEVYGQGEIRLTVEQNLIIPYISEDKLEAFLAEPLLEIFSINPAPLTRSLVSCTGNNYCNFALIETKQRALKLARELDEELEISDRVRIHWTGCPNSCGQPQVADIGFIGTKARKDGKTVEGVDIYTGGKVGHEAELGSRLEKGVACDDLKPIIRDLLIQKFGARPKQNP comes from the coding sequence ATGGTTGTCGCCTCTGAACCCAAAGTCAAACTCAATAAAATCGAAAAAGCTAAAGCTGATAAAGATGGATTAGCTGTTAAAGACGAGTTAGAATATTTTGCCAAAATCGGTTGGGAAGCCATGGATAAAACCGACTTAGAAATGCGTCTTAAATGGCTGGGGGTGTTCTTCCGACCTGTTACTCCCGGTAAATTTATGTTGAGATTACGGATTGCTAATGGTACTCTCAACAGCGCACAAATGAGGGTATTAGCCGAAATTGTCCAACGCTATGGAGATGATGGTAGCGCCGATATTACTACCCGCCAAAATATCCAATTACGCGGTATTCGTTTGGAAGACCTCCCGGATATTTTTGCCCAAATGAAAGCTATAGGAATGACCAGCATTCAATCGGGTATGGATAATGTTCGCAACCTGACGGGTTCTCCCATTGCTGGTATTGACCCGGATGAATTGTTCGACACCCGAGAATTGTTGCAAAAATTGGAGAGTGTAATCACCAATCAAGGTGAGGGTAATTATGCTTTTTCTAACCTTCCCCGTAAATTCAATATTGCTATTGAAGGGGGACGAGATAATTCCATTCATGCTGAAATTAATGATTTGGCTTTTGTGCCTGCTTATCGCGATCGCATATTAGGATTTAATGTCCTCGTAGGTGGGTATTTATCCGCACAACGTCAGGTGGAAGCTGTGCCGATTAATGTTTGGGTTCCTGCTAACGATGATGTGATTAAACTTTCCATCGCTATCCTAACAGTTTACACCCAAAATGGTCTCTCTGAAGGATTGCGGGAAAATCGCCAACGCGCACGTTTGATGTGGTTGGTGGATAAATGGGGCGTAGAAGGCTTCCGGGCTAAGGTGGAGGAAGAATTTGGTCAAACTCTCGCACCAGCCGCCTTAAAGGATGAAATAACCCAGGATAAGAAAGATTATTTGGGTGTTCACCCCCAGAAACAACAGGGATATAAGTTTGTTGGGTTGCACGTTCCGGTAGGGCGTTTATCCGCAGACCGAATGTTTGAAGTAGCCCGTTTGGCGGAGGTTTATGGCCAGGGAGAAATTCGCCTGACGGTTGAGCAAAATTTGATTATTCCTTATATTTCGGAGGATAAATTAGAGGCGTTTTTGGCAGAACCTTTGTTAGAGATTTTCTCGATTAATCCTGCCCCTTTGACTCGATCGCTTGTCTCTTGTACGGGAAATAATTATTGCAATTTTGCTTTGATTGAAACTAAACAACGGGCTTTAAAATTAGCTCGAGAACTTGATGAGGAGTTGGAAATAAGCGATCGCGTTCGTATTCACTGGACTGGTTGCCCTAACTCTTGCGGACAGCCGCAAGTGGCTGATATCGGTTTCATCGGTACTAAAGCCCGTAAAGATGGTAAAACAGTGGAAGGTGTTGATATCTATACCGGCGGAAAAGTAGGTCATGAGGCTGAGTTGGGAAGTCGTTTAGAAAAGGGTGTAGCTTGCGATGACCTCAAGCCAATTATCCGGGATTTGTTAATTCAAAAGTTTGGCGCACGTCCTAAGCAAAATCCCTAA
- a CDS encoding TIGR03943 family putative permease subunit gives MNRVRPPLNGLPSRLQLWLQSPWVDAIAILAWGFLLLRYWLAGRLYILIHPNYFPLAIGGGFLLLIFGGFRIWELSHNYQKTEAQIDQQSLQHISLFPKGWSTALLLISVLLGLFITPRNLGSYVALQRGIMESLPATQIQPQEFRTASRPEERSLIEWIRLLNVNPEPETYRGQRVNVTGFVVYPPNLPQNFIFITRFVITCCAADAYPIALPVMLPDNNRGAYPQDSWLQVEGEMTTEVLNNQRRLTIKADRLTPIPEPRNPYEY, from the coding sequence ATGAACCGTGTTAGACCTCCATTAAATGGATTACCATCTCGTTTACAACTGTGGTTGCAGTCTCCTTGGGTGGACGCTATAGCTATATTAGCTTGGGGATTCCTCCTCCTCAGATATTGGCTGGCTGGACGACTTTATATCCTCATTCATCCTAACTATTTCCCCCTCGCTATCGGTGGCGGTTTTCTGTTATTAATTTTTGGAGGATTTCGGATTTGGGAACTGTCCCATAATTACCAAAAAACTGAAGCTCAGATAGACCAACAATCCCTACAACATATTAGTTTATTTCCCAAAGGTTGGAGTACCGCCCTACTCTTAATTTCTGTCCTGTTAGGTCTTTTCATTACCCCCCGAAATCTTGGTAGTTATGTCGCCTTACAACGGGGTATCATGGAGTCTTTACCCGCTACACAAATTCAGCCCCAAGAATTTCGTACCGCTTCTCGACCAGAAGAGCGATCGCTGATAGAATGGATTAGGCTACTTAATGTCAATCCCGAACCGGAGACATATAGAGGTCAAAGAGTCAATGTCACCGGGTTTGTCGTTTATCCCCCTAACCTTCCCCAAAATTTTATCTTTATTACCCGGTTTGTAATCACCTGCTGTGCCGCTGATGCTTACCCCATTGCGCTTCCTGTCATGCTTCCTGACAATAACCGGGGGGCATATCCCCAAGACAGTTGGCTACAGGTTGAGGGTGAAATGACTACCGAAGTTCTCAATAATCAACGGAGGTTAACTATCAAAGCCGACAGATTAACCCCTATTCCAGAACCTCGAAATCCCTATGAGTATTGA
- a CDS encoding HAD family hydrolase, translating to MLKAIIFDLDGTLANTDPIHYQTWVDVLKNYDLEINPDFYRANISGRLNPDIVRDILPQLSPAKGQILADQKEAIFREIAGNLKPLPGLTKLLAWIQKQQLQTAIVTNAPRENAAFMLKVLNLVDYFQTVIVSEDVGVGKPDPKPYQVCLQQLNISPQDAIVFEDSTSGIRSAVAAGIATIGVASTHDPQILKNFGATYVIEDFNNPQLWQDLGNCK from the coding sequence ATGCTGAAAGCGATTATTTTTGACTTAGATGGGACTCTGGCTAATACCGACCCTATTCATTATCAGACTTGGGTTGATGTCCTCAAAAATTATGATCTGGAAATTAACCCGGATTTTTATCGAGCTAACATTAGCGGACGTTTAAACCCTGATATTGTCCGGGATATTCTCCCGCAACTTTCCCCCGCAAAAGGGCAGATTTTGGCTGACCAAAAAGAAGCTATATTTCGTGAAATTGCCGGGAATTTAAAACCTTTACCCGGTTTAACCAAGTTGTTGGCTTGGATACAAAAACAGCAACTGCAAACTGCTATTGTTACTAATGCGCCTAGGGAAAATGCCGCCTTTATGCTGAAGGTTTTAAACTTGGTTGATTATTTCCAGACCGTTATTGTCTCTGAAGATGTCGGGGTGGGTAAGCCTGACCCGAAACCTTACCAGGTCTGTTTACAACAGTTGAATATATCCCCTCAAGATGCTATCGTTTTTGAGGATTCTACCTCCGGAATTAGATCAGCCGTTGCTGCTGGAATAGCTACTATTGGTGTCGCCTCTACCCATGACCCCCAGATCTTAAAAAATTTCGGCGCAACTTATGTCATTGAGGATTTTAATAATCCCCAGTTATGGCAGGATTTGGGCAATTGTAAATAG
- a CDS encoding Uma2 family endonuclease → MTSTQDKITVIYPESDGNPMSDNTKQFRWIVVIKENLEILFDDDPNVFVAGDLLWYPQQGDNKIRQAPDTMVVFGRPKGDRGSYQQWEEGNIPPQVVLEILSPGNRLKEMARKFKFYEQYGVEEYYILDPDRLDFNGWLRSSDGTLEVIDEPENWTSPRLGIRFELKDGNFTIYRPDGERFLTPTELAKQVQTERQRAEAAEDRVRELEERLRQLEGDRHN, encoded by the coding sequence ATGACAAGCACTCAAGACAAAATCACGGTCATTTATCCCGAATCCGATGGCAATCCTATGTCAGATAATACTAAACAATTTCGCTGGATTGTTGTTATTAAAGAAAACCTAGAAATCTTGTTTGATGATGATCCTAATGTGTTTGTGGCTGGAGACTTACTCTGGTATCCTCAGCAGGGTGATAATAAAATACGTCAAGCCCCTGATACGATGGTAGTATTTGGGCGACCTAAAGGCGATCGCGGTTCCTATCAACAATGGGAAGAAGGTAACATACCACCACAAGTGGTTTTGGAAATTCTTTCACCGGGAAATCGCTTGAAAGAAATGGCGAGAAAATTTAAGTTTTATGAACAATATGGGGTTGAAGAATACTATATTTTAGACCCCGATCGCCTAGATTTCAACGGTTGGCTGCGTAGTAGTGATGGGACTCTCGAAGTGATCGACGAACCGGAAAATTGGACGAGTCCCCGCTTAGGTATCCGGTTTGAATTGAAAGACGGAAACTTTACGATTTATCGCCCAGACGGTGAACGATTCCTTACACCCACCGAATTGGCTAAACAGGTGCAAACTGAACGCCAAAGGGCTGAAGCCGCCGAGGACAGGGTGCGTGAATTAGAAGAACGTTTGCGACAGCTAGAAGGCGATCGCCATAATTAA
- a CDS encoding HEAT repeat domain-containing protein produces MNELVNLAKVASDNQDWSQVVYCLQQFGVSGENDGWEEAIALALTTLQYGDFHTRWDVAKLLPKLGKSACVPLIEIFEDEAADLEYRWFAGRILGDFHTPEAIACLVNFLSSDADDELIAIAASALANLGPETVASLTTLLEDPKTRLMGVRALSQIRISEVISPLLTVVEDPDPQVRAIAIETLGSFRDDRVIPALINALEDHAAIVRSEAVISLGFRSDIATQWHLVESIDPLLYDINLTVCQQAAMALGRLKTDAAIESLSTILQSSLTPIPLQIACIKALIWMESSAGLDCIAQCISGFHETVILETIQLLGRLKTANLKNQAGQMLLDLFRTEHPSLSETRIKQALAYALGQLRDAKTMEVLQVLQTDVNDSVKFHAIAAIRQLETISTQPELSTLPVCETGNY; encoded by the coding sequence ATGAATGAATTGGTTAATTTGGCTAAGGTTGCTAGTGATAATCAAGATTGGTCTCAGGTTGTTTATTGCCTACAACAGTTTGGTGTGAGTGGGGAAAATGATGGCTGGGAAGAGGCGATCGCTTTAGCTTTAACCACTTTACAATATGGAGATTTTCACACCCGTTGGGATGTAGCTAAACTATTGCCGAAATTGGGTAAATCAGCCTGTGTCCCGTTGATAGAAATTTTCGAGGATGAAGCAGCAGATCTAGAATATAGATGGTTTGCAGGGCGAATTTTAGGCGATTTTCATACCCCAGAAGCGATCGCCTGTTTGGTGAATTTCCTCAGTAGCGATGCTGATGATGAATTGATAGCGATCGCTGCTAGTGCTTTAGCGAATTTAGGACCGGAGACGGTAGCAAGTTTAACTACTCTTTTAGAAGACCCCAAAACCCGTCTTATGGGTGTGCGCGCCTTATCTCAAATTCGGATTTCCGAGGTGATTTCTCCCCTGTTAACTGTTGTTGAAGACCCCGACCCCCAGGTGAGGGCGATCGCCATTGAAACCTTGGGAAGTTTTCGGGATGATCGGGTAATTCCGGCTTTAATTAATGCCCTAGAAGACCATGCAGCCATAGTGCGATCGGAAGCGGTGATTAGTTTAGGATTTCGGTCAGATATAGCCACACAATGGCACTTGGTAGAGTCTATAGACCCATTACTGTATGATATTAACCTCACTGTTTGTCAGCAAGCCGCAATGGCTCTGGGGCGCTTAAAAACGGATGCAGCTATTGAAAGTCTATCAACAATTTTACAATCTTCGCTGACCCCAATTCCTTTACAAATTGCCTGTATTAAAGCGTTAATTTGGATGGAAAGTTCAGCAGGTTTAGACTGCATTGCTCAATGTATATCAGGTTTTCACGAAACAGTTATCCTGGAAACTATCCAGTTGTTAGGTCGCTTAAAAACTGCTAATCTCAAAAATCAGGCGGGTCAAATGTTGCTAGATTTATTCAGAACCGAACATCCTAGCCTCAGCGAAACACGGATTAAACAGGCTTTAGCTTACGCTTTAGGTCAGTTAAGAGATGCGAAAACTATGGAGGTTCTGCAAGTCCTCCAAACGGATGTTAATGATAGTGTCAAATTTCATGCGATCGCTGCTATCCGACAATTAGAGACTATTTCGACACAGCCTGAATTATCAACTCTTCCGGTGTGCGAGACTGGGAATTATTAG